The genome window CAACAACAGCACGATGGCGGAACTGCAGCAGCTCATACAGAACCGCACGCTGAACGAACTGCGCACCACGTACAACGGCAACTACGGAGCCAGCCTGCTGTTCAAGGCGGATGACCTGACCTACTACGTGGCGATGTTCCAGCAGAAGAATTTCTGGCGCGTGGTCAAGACTACCTCCGAGTCGCAGGCGGAGCAGACCTACAAGGCCTTCGTCGAACAGACGGTGCAATTGGCCGATGTGGACATCCGCCGCATCAAGCTCGACGCCGAACGCGCCGTGACCGAGAAACAGATCAGCGCCAACGAGACGCGCCTGAGCGCGCTGCAGAATGACCTGAGCATGCAGCGCCAGCAGGAGCAGCAGGTGGCTGCCCGCCAGGAACAGGCCCGCCAGGAAGCCGCCGCGCTGGCCAACGAACGGCAGGCCGCGCGCGAACAGCTCAACACCCTTCAGCGCCAGATCCGCATGCTGGAAGAACAGCAGACCAAGCTCGACAGCGCCAACAGCGTGACGAGCCAGGACGGCCGGCGCGGCCGCTAAGCTCGACCGCCGTGTCGTGCCGGAACCGGGGCCCCAGGGCCCCGGTTTTCATTTCGAGGCGAAAGACATCAGCAAGGCCGCCAGCCCTAGCGCCGCGCCGGTCGCGCATACCGCATGCCACTGGCCCAGGCTCCATGCCACGCCGGCCAGCGCGGATCCCGCCGCGCCTCCCAGAAAGAACAGGCCCACGAACAGCGCATTGATACGGCTGCGGGCCGCGGGGTCCAGCAGATTGACGGCGCGCCGCCCCAGCGTCTGGTCTCCGGTGACGCCGGCATCCAGAACGATGGCCGCCAGGCCCATCGCGATCCAGGGCGTATGGCCGCCGTGCCAGGTACCTCCGGCCCAGGCGGCCAGGGCGAAGGCGCCGACCATGCCCAGATGGGAGATCGCCGTCACCGGCCGCGTCCAGCCCCGGTCGCCGGCCCGGCCCACCCAGGGCGTGATGAAGGCGGCGGCCGCGCCCACCAGTGCGAACATGGCGATGCCGCGCTGTCCCACCGAGTAGGGCGGCTGCGCCAGGCGTAGCGCGACGGCGGTCCAGAACAGGCTGAAGGCCGCCATGCTGAGGGCGGCGCTGGCCGCCCGCCGGCGCAGGACCGGTTCGCGGCGCAGCAGCGATCCCAGCGACACGATCAGATCGAGATAGCGTGGACCGGGCGGCGGCTGCCGGTCGGGGATGCCGCGCACCAGCGTCCAGCCGAGCACGATCGAGGCCAGGGCGCTGGCGGCGTAGAACGCGCGCCATCCCAGCGTGTCGGCAAGCAGGCTGGCCAGCGGGCGGGAAAGCAGGATGCCGACCATCAGGCCGCCCATGATGTCGCCGATCACCCGCCCCCTGATGTCGGGCCCCACCATGGCGGCGGCGATGGGCACCAGCACCTGGATGACGGAACTGGCCGCGCCCAGGACGAACAAGGCCGCCAGCAGCAGCGCGGCGAAGGGGCTGCACGCGGCGGTTGCCGCGGCCACCGTGGAGGCGGCCAGCATCGCGCGCACCAGGCGGCGGTGCGGCGCCACGTCCGCCAAGGGCACGAGCAGGAACAGTCCGGCCGCATAACCCAGCAGCGTGGTCATCGCCATCAGGCCCGACGCGATGGGCGCCAGGCCCAGCGAGGCACCCATGACGCCCACCAGTGTCTGCGGCGCGAAGAGATTGGTGACGAGGACGCCGGTGGCGGTGCCGAACAGCAGCACCGGGGGCCGGGCGGAGGGAGACGCGGGCGGGGCCAGGGCACCGGACTTGCCGCAGGTGGTCATGCAAAGCTCCGTTTGATAAATTAATTGCATATAGAACGAAAACTTTATTTTTCTATTGCATGATCAAGCAATTCAATCCTTCGCATCATGATTATGCGGAAATGTCATGAACATCCATGACCTGGAAGCTTTCGTGGCGGTGGTAGAGACCGGTTCCATCGTCGGGGCATCGGCCCGGCTGCACCTGACGCAGCCGGGCGTGACGCGCCGTGTGCAGAACCTGGAGGAGCGCCTGGGCGCGATCCTGCTGGACCGGCAGTCCAAGCCCCTGAAGCCGACGGCGGCGGGCCGCGAGGCCTACGAGCATGGACGGCGGGTGCTGCGTTCGCTGGAAGACCTGAAGGCCGGTGTGTCGCCGCAGGGGGAAGTGCAGGGCGAATTCCGGCTCGGCATCATGCCCTACCTGTCCGAAGCCGCGCTCATGCAGCCCTTCGATCGGCTTCGCACCGAGTTTCCGGCGCTGACTTTGCGCGTGACCTCGGGGTGGTCGCCGCGCCTGGTGGAGCAGGTCGTGCGCAGCGAGCTGGATGCCGTCGCGGTGTGCCTGGCCGATGGCGTGCCGCCGCCCGAGAGCCTGGTGTGCGACGACCTGGGCGCCCAGCGGGTGTTGCTGGTCGCCGCGCGATCGCTGAAGGTGCCGCGCCGTCCGGGTCTTGAGCAACTGTCCCGCTTTCCCTGGGTCATGAACGAGAGCGGCTGTGGCTTCCGGGCCACCATCCGCCATCGGTTCGAGGCGGAGCGGCTGCCCTTCCAGGTGGCGGTCGAAGCCCTGAGCGTGGACCTGAGGATGTCGCTGGTGGCACGCGGCTTCGGCATCGGCATCGTGACGCCCGCCGCATTCGCGGGCGGCGCGTGGCGCGACGAGGTCGGGGTCATCGCGTCGCCCGATTTCCGCCCCTGCGTGCGCGCCTGGCTGTTGCACCGCGCGCCCGCGGGCCGGCTGGCGCGGCCCATCGCCGCGTTCCGGGAGGCGCTGGTCGAGGTGCTGAGGGAACCGGACTCGTTGCGCGAGCCGTGACCGCCGGTGCGTAGCCGGCCGGCGGTCCGGGGCTCAGGTGATGGAGGTGGCCTGCACCGGAGCAGGGCCGGCATCCGGGCGCCGGTCCACCCAGGCCAGCGCGGCCAGCACCGCCAGCGCGGCCGCGGCCGGCACGACCGCGGTCAGCACGATGTCCCGGGGGCTCCAGTTCAGCGCCAGCATCAGGCCGCCCAGGGCTGGTCCGACGATGGAGCCTATGCGGCCCGAGGCCGCGGCCCAGCCCACGCCGGTGGTGCGGATCTCCGGCGGGTAGTAGGACACCGCCAGGGCGCTTTGTCCCACACAGCCGGTGATCAGGCCCGCGCCCATGCCGCCGATCACGGCCAGCACCTGTCCAGGCGCCAGCGCGGCCTGGTTCACGACCAGTATCGAGGCGATCGCGATCAAGGTCGTGATCGCCAGCAGGCGCTTGACGCCCAGCTTCGCCACCAGCGCCATCATCGCCAGGCTGCCCAGCAGGCCGCCCAGGCCGAAGGCGGCCGTCGCGGCCGGCGCCTGCGCGGGACCGAAGCCGAACTCGGCCAGCAGCGTGGGAATCCAGAAGGTCAGGGCATAGGCATCCAGGAAGATCAGGAAGGCGAACAGCCACAGCAGCCAGGTGCGCAGCCGCCAGCGGCGGTCGAACAGCGCCGCCACGCTGCCGCCCTGGGCCGGCCGGGAGGTACGGGTGGCCAGGTCGCGGCCGGGAAGGACCTTCAGGAAGAAGGGCAGCAGCACCAGCGGCAGGATGCCGCCTATCATGAACACGGAGTGCCAGCCGTACTGCCGCATCAAGGGCACGCCAGCCATGCCGCCGATGACGGCGCCCGCCGACAATCCCGCCGCCACCAGCATCGCCGCCGTTTCCTTGTAGCGGGCCGGCGTCGCGCCGGCGGCCACCGATACCGCCACGGGCAGCGCGCCACCCAGGCCTACGGCCGCGACGAAGCGCAGGGCCGCCAGCACGGGGACATCCGGCGACCAGGCGGACAGCAGCGTGCCCAGGCCGAACAGCGCGACGCTCAGGCCGCCCACCGTGCGCTGTCCCCAGCGGCTGGCCAGCGGACCGCAGGCCAGATAGCCCACGACGGCGCCCACGCTGGTGGCGACGAAGGCCGGCGTGAACGCCGCGGGCGGCAAACCCCATTCACGCGCCAGCGCAGGGGCGACGAAGGCGATGGACGTGGTGTCCAGGCCGTCCAGCAGCACGATCAGGAAGCAGATCGCCACGACGCCGATGCGGGCGAGGCGCGAGCGCGAAGCGTCGCCGGACGTGGCGGCCGATACGGAGGAAGTGTCCATGGTGGTCCTTGCGAAGAAGGGATTCAACGCGGCGCGCGCCGGGCCTGGATGAGGCGGTCGATGTGCAGCACGGCGCCGTCCTGCCCATGGCTGGGCCACGAGGGCAGCGTCGCGCGGTTGGGATCGCCGGTGTGGGCGAACGCCGCGCAGATGTCCTGGAAGCCGCGGCTCAGATCGGCAAGCTCGGCCGGATCGGCACCGGCCACCATGGGCGCGTCCCGCCAGGTGGCCAGGTTGCCGAACAGGAAGGGCAGTTCGATGCAGTGGCAGGCGCCGATGCCCGGCGTGG of Pigmentiphaga sp. H8 contains these proteins:
- a CDS encoding MFS transporter, with the translated sequence MTTCGKSGALAPPASPSARPPVLLFGTATGVLVTNLFAPQTLVGVMGASLGLAPIASGLMAMTTLLGYAAGLFLLVPLADVAPHRRLVRAMLAASTVAAATAACSPFAALLLAALFVLGAASSVIQVLVPIAAAMVGPDIRGRVIGDIMGGLMVGILLSRPLASLLADTLGWRAFYAASALASIVLGWTLVRGIPDRQPPPGPRYLDLIVSLGSLLRREPVLRRRAASAALSMAAFSLFWTAVALRLAQPPYSVGQRGIAMFALVGAAAAFITPWVGRAGDRGWTRPVTAISHLGMVGAFALAAWAGGTWHGGHTPWIAMGLAAIVLDAGVTGDQTLGRRAVNLLDPAARSRINALFVGLFFLGGAAGSALAGVAWSLGQWHAVCATGAALGLAALLMSFASK
- a CDS encoding MFS transporter: MDTSSVSAATSGDASRSRLARIGVVAICFLIVLLDGLDTTSIAFVAPALAREWGLPPAAFTPAFVATSVGAVVGYLACGPLASRWGQRTVGGLSVALFGLGTLLSAWSPDVPVLAALRFVAAVGLGGALPVAVSVAAGATPARYKETAAMLVAAGLSAGAVIGGMAGVPLMRQYGWHSVFMIGGILPLVLLPFFLKVLPGRDLATRTSRPAQGGSVAALFDRRWRLRTWLLWLFAFLIFLDAYALTFWIPTLLAEFGFGPAQAPAATAAFGLGGLLGSLAMMALVAKLGVKRLLAITTLIAIASILVVNQAALAPGQVLAVIGGMGAGLITGCVGQSALAVSYYPPEIRTTGVGWAAASGRIGSIVGPALGGLMLALNWSPRDIVLTAVVPAAAALAVLAALAWVDRRPDAGPAPVQATSIT
- a CDS encoding LysR family transcriptional regulator, giving the protein MNIHDLEAFVAVVETGSIVGASARLHLTQPGVTRRVQNLEERLGAILLDRQSKPLKPTAAGREAYEHGRRVLRSLEDLKAGVSPQGEVQGEFRLGIMPYLSEAALMQPFDRLRTEFPALTLRVTSGWSPRLVEQVVRSELDAVAVCLADGVPPPESLVCDDLGAQRVLLVAARSLKVPRRPGLEQLSRFPWVMNESGCGFRATIRHRFEAERLPFQVAVEALSVDLRMSLVARGFGIGIVTPAAFAGGAWRDEVGVIASPDFRPCVRAWLLHRAPAGRLARPIAAFREALVEVLREPDSLREP
- a CDS encoding DUF2968 domain-containing protein; its protein translation is MFRQVGIVLLLSTASLGASAQVVQNTTAKTAAQAQAPAQAAPARSVDAAQAASNNSTMAELQQLIQNRTLNELRTTYNGNYGASLLFKADDLTYYVAMFQQKNFWRVVKTTSESQAEQTYKAFVEQTVQLADVDIRRIKLDAERAVTEKQISANETRLSALQNDLSMQRQQEQQVAARQEQARQEAAALANERQAAREQLNTLQRQIRMLEEQQTKLDSANSVTSQDGRRGR